In Acidobacteriota bacterium, the genomic window CTGCGCTGCGCGACCGCAAGCACGGCGTCGGCATCCTGATAAAGCCGGAATGCAGCGCCAAGATTTTCTGGCGCGGCACGGAAGGCCTGCAACAAGCCTGGCATGGCTTGGGTAAGGTTACGCATGAGCGACGCTTGGCCGTCGGTAAGCGCCTGCTTTTCTCCCGTGGGCACATGAAGCTGGCTGGGATCGAGCGCACCGATTGCGGTCTGCAACGATTGCAGCGACTCGCCGAGCTGCAGCGCAATTCCCTGACCGGTCAGGTTAGATGCAACCGAAGGAGCCTGCGCCCGCGCTAAGCCAAAGCTCAGGGCCGCAGCAATGAACAACGTCGTCGACCACGATCCAACCGCACGTAGACGCACCATTGCTGAATTGGATGCAGCGGCGGGCTGCTTGGCGGCAAGTGTCCGCGCAAACAAAAAAGGAAGTCGGCTCGCTTCCCCCCGGAAAAGCCGACTCCCTCATTTTTTGGCCTGATTTCGGAAGACCGAAATCCGGCACCTCGCCTACCTACTTAGCACGCAGCATGCCAAACTCGATAAACACCCTAGGTATGGCTTTTGGCGGATATCCAGAGCGCTAGCAGCCTGGATCGTTCAGTGACTGAATAGTCAATTGTTACGTTACGAAATTTTCACACCTTCATCGCGGAGTTTTCTCCGAAAACGGCGCACATGATGCCATGCAGCCAGCCCCACGGCGATGACGAGCAGCAGTGCCCAGATCAAGTCAAACCTATGAAAATAAGGGGCTATCTGGTTCCAGTTTTCGCCCAAACGGAATCCAATATACGAAAGCAGGAATCCCCAGGCAAGTGAACCCACGAAAGTGTAGAAATGGAAACGCAGCAGCGGCATGCGCACCACGCCGGCAGGCAGCGCGATGTAAGTGCGGACAATGGGCAGGACACGACAGACCAGCACCGTTACATCACCGTGGCGGCGAAACCAGGCCTCGGCGCCATCCAGGTCAGCAGGGGCGATCAGCAGCCAGCGGCCGTAACGATGGGCCAGCGGGCGGCCGCCGTAATGGCCCACGGCGTAGGCAAGCATCGAGCCGATGTTATTGCCCACGGCGGCGGCCACGGCCACCCAGAGCAGCTCAAATCGGCCGGTGGCGACCAAAAAGCCGGAAAACGTCAGGATGATTTCGGAGGGAACGGGAATACAGGCCGACTCCAGCGTCATCAGCAGGACGACGCCGCTATAGCCGAGCGAGGCAATGATGGTGATGATGTGCTGGCTGGCCCAGGAAAGCACCGCGTAGTAAGCATAGCAGCCATATGCGAATTTAGGGCGGCAAGCCCCGGCCGTGGATGATACCGTTGGATTAAGGACAACGAGACGACATGAACATCACCTTTCTCGGAACCGGAATCATGGGAGCACCCATGGCGGCGAACCTGGCGCGTGGAGGCCACACGGTGCAGGTGTGGAACCGGACACGCGAGAAGGCGAATGTAGCGGGTTGCACCTGGGTGAATTCTCCGCTTGACGGCGCGCAGCAAGCCGACGTGGTCTGGATGTGCCTGAGCGACACGGCCGCGGTGGAAGAGGTAGCCGAACAAATGTTTCCGGCAGCCAGACCCGGTCTCGTGGTGGCCGATTCCAGCACGATATCGCCGCGGGTGAGCCGGGAGCTGGCCATGAAGTGGGCGGAGCGCGGCGCGGTATGGGTCGATTGTCCGGTGACCGGATCGCGCAGTGGCGCCGAGGCCGGACAACTGATCTTTATCGCGGGCGGGCCCGAGGCCACGATCCAGCAGCTCTCGCCTCTATTTGAGGCGATGGGCCAGCGCATTTTTCATATGGGCGACAACGGCATGGGTCTGGCCACCAAACTGGCCATGAACCTGAACATCGCCCTGATTTACCAGGGCATGAGCGAAGGCCTGGTGCTGGCGGAAAAATCCGGCATCCCGGCCGAGCAAATGCTGGCGATCATGGGCGCCACGATGCTGCGCTCGGGCGTGAGCGACTATAAGTCGCCGGCCATCGCGCGGCGCGACTTCAAAGCCAACTTTCCGTTGCGGCTCATGCTCAAGGATATTCACCTGATGTTGGATCAAGCGCGCGAGCTGCGGGTCAAACTGCCGGCGCTAGAGACCGTGGAAGAAGTCTATGCCGTCGCCGAGGAAGAGGGCCTGGGCGAGATGGATTACGCCGCGGTGCTGACGCTGTTGGAAAAATGGGCCTCGCTGCCCGGCGGCGACGTTACCCTGGCGGCGGATTAGCGCCTACCGTCGCGCTAGGAGCATTCCGACCTGCGCAAGGCGGTCCGCACCGCTTCCCATTGGCTGTTCCGGCATCATCAAACTGAGACCGCGGGCGCGCTTGTGCAGCCAATCCACCCGCATGTCGATCAGCTGCAGCGCGATGCGGGTGGCCGTTTGGCGGGTTAACCTGAGCTTTTGACTTCCCTCTCCGGGCGGAGTCTGCTATAACCTTGCGGGGGGTTTCCCGCATGCGCCTTCGCACATTTCTGTCATGTCTGACTGGTCTGACCGTCCTGGCGGTTCTGCCGCTCGCAGCACAACAGAACTGCACCGTCCAGCCCGATACGCAGTACACCTCTCAGATCCTCAAAGACACCACGCTCACCGAGTTCGACACCTCGCTCACTAACCATCTGAATGTGAGCTCCTGCGTCGAGCCGCCGGACAAGTTCCTCGGCCACATCGTGGGCGCGCCCAACGTACTCGACAAAATCGAGAAGATTGAGGCCTACATGGCGCAGCTCGCCTCCCAGAGCCCGCGCGTCAAGGTCTACGACATCGGCAAGAGCGAGGAAGGCCGCGAAACCCAACTGGTCGTCATTTCCAGCGCAGAAACCATCGCCAACCTGGGCAAGTACACCGGCATTACCGCCAAGCTCGCCGACCCCCACGGCCTGAGCAAGGAAGCCGCCGAGGCGCTGATCGCGCAGGGCAAGCCCTTCTATTGGGCGCTGGGCAGCATTCACTCCCCGGAAACCGGTTCGCCGGAAATGCTCATGGAGCTGGCCTATCGCGTGGCCACCGACCCCTCGCCGTTTTACCAGAACATCCGCCAGCACGAAATCGTGATGATCACGCCGGCCACCCAGGTCGATGGCCGCGACCGCGAAGTCGAGCTGTACAACCATCACAAAGCGCATCCCAAAGAACCGCAGCCGGGCCTGATCTGGTGGGGCCATTACGTCTCCCACGATGACAACCGCGATGGCCTGACGCTGTCGCTGCGGCTTTCGCAGATCGTGATGGATACCACGATGAAGTGGCATCCGACGGTCATGCACGATCTGCACGAATCGGTCCCCTACATCTACGTCATGAGCGGCACCGGGCCGTACAATCCCTGGCTCGATCCCATCGAGATCAACGACTGGACGCAGATGGCCTACTACGATGTCGACCATCTCAACGAGCAGGGCGTGATCGGCGCCTGGACGCACGGCTTCTTTGACGGCTGGGCGCCCAACTACATGCTGGACGCCGCCTGGATGCACAACATCATCGGCCGCTTCTACGAAACCTACAGCATCAACGGCGCCGACAGCGGCCTGTCGAAGCTCAGCTCGGGCGAGACCAGCCGCGAATGGTACCGGCCCAGTCCGCCCCTGCCTAAGGTCTATTGGTCGGCGCGCAACAACATCAACCTGCAGGAAAGCGGCGTGCTCTATGCCATGAGCAATGTCGCCACCAACCACGAGCACTTCCTGCGCGATTTCTACCTGATGAGCCTGCACTCGATCGACATGGCGAAGACGGAAGGCCCAGCCGCGTACGTGTTCCCAGCGAATGATCCGCGCCCAGGCTTGCAGGCGCGCCTGCTGCAGACTTTGCAGCGGCAGAAAGTCGAGATTTCACGCGCCACCGGCGCCTTCACCGCCAAGGGCGAGATTCCCGGCGACAAAGCGAAAGAATGGCACTTCCCTGCCGGCAGCTACGTCGTCCGGCTTGACCAGCCCTATAGCCGTGAGGCGGCGGCGCTGCTCGGGCAGGAATATTACTCGCCCAAATCGCCGCGCAACTACGACGACACCGGCTGGACAATGGGCGCGCTCGGCAACGTCGAAACCGTCCAGGTCACCGACCCTAAAGTCCTGCAAGTGCCGATGACGGCGGTGAAAGGCACGGTGGAGGCGCCAGGCGGCGCGCGCGGTGCTGCCCACATATTCGCTATCGACGCCAACGCCGACCCGAACATCGCCATGTTCCGCTACGCGCTGGCCTCCACGCCCATGGAAGTGGCCGAGAAGAGCTTCGAAATGGCCGGCCGAAAGTTCAACGCCGGCACGGTCATTATCCGCAATAGCAGCGCTTCCGCGCTGAACGCCGCGGCAGAAACCGCCGGCGTGCGGCTGCTGGGTCTTGCAGCGGTGCCCAAGGTGCCCATGCACCCGCTCCTCGCCCCGCGCATCGCCATCGTCCACAACTGGAGCAACACCACCAACGACGGTTGGTTCCGCGTTTCGTTTGACGAAATGAAGCTGCCCTACGATTACGTGGCGCTGAACAAGCTGGGTACGATTCCCGACTTACGCTCCAAATACGACGTCATCCTTCTGCCGCCCAACGACCGCTCGCTGGCAGGCATTGTAAACGGCGTCAGTGGTAAGCAACCGATTCCCTGGCAGAACACCGCGGACATGCCCAACCTGGCGCCGCCGGGCCTCGATTCCACGCCCGACATTCGCGGCGGCCTGGGTCTGGCCGGTTTGCAGCGGCTGGGCGAGTTCGTTGCACAAGGTGGACTGCTGATCGCCATCGGCCCCGATATGGCGGTGGCGGCCGATACGGGCATGACGCCGGATGTCACGCTGCGGCAGCCGCGCGGCCTCGATGCGCCCGGCATTGTGGCGCGCGCGCAGATCACCGACCTCGACAGCCCCATAGCCTACGGCTATAGCCCTGATCTGGACATCTACTATTCCGCCGGCCCGTTGATTTCGATCAGCAGCGGCGGCCGTGGCTTTGAAGGCTTTGGCGGCGGCGGCAATCAGGGCCGCGCCAGCGGCATCGGCAGTGTTACTTCGCCCGACATCCTCCAGACCCGACCGTCCGATTCCGTCCTGCTGACGAAGTCGCTCGGCAAGCTCACCTTGAAAGAAGCGGAAAAGCAAACCCCCGCGCGGCGCTTCGACGGAGGCCCGGCGGGTCCGCCCCCGCGCGTGATCGTGCGACTGGTCAAGAACCCCGACGACGTGCTCCTCAGCGGCCTGCTCACCGGCGCCAAGGAGATCGCCAACCAGCCCATGGTCGTGCAGACGCGCCACGGCGAAGGCTACATCGTGCTCTTCGCCACCAACCCCTTCCGCCGCAATGAGACCGGCGGCGAGTTCGCGCTGGTCCTGAACGCCGCAATGAACTACAAGAACCTCAACGCCGGCGCCAAGCCAAAGAAGACCCCGGTTACCGACAACCCCTCTGGTAACTGAGGTATGCTGGGCAGAGCTTTAGGAGAGCTCCCCAGATGTTTCAAGAGGACACTACGCCTCCGCCGCCGCCGAAAGGCGGCCCGAGCGCGGCTGCGGGCTGGTGGCTGCTGGCCGCCATCATCGCCGTCGCGGCGGGCGGATTTTTTTGGGTGCGCACCCAGAACCAGGCGCTGGCGCAGCAATTGGCCAGCGTACAAAAGCAAGCGGCTACGCAGGCGACGGAACT contains:
- a CDS encoding DedA family protein → MTLESACIPVPSEIILTFSGFLVATGRFELLWVAVAAAVGNNIGSMLAYAVGHYGGRPLAHRYGRWLLIAPADLDGAEAWFRRHGDVTVLVCRVLPIVRTYIALPAGVVRMPLLRFHFYTFVGSLAWGFLLSYIGFRLGENWNQIAPYFHRFDLIWALLLVIAVGLAAWHHVRRFRRKLRDEGVKIS
- a CDS encoding NAD(P)-dependent oxidoreductase; the encoded protein is MNITFLGTGIMGAPMAANLARGGHTVQVWNRTREKANVAGCTWVNSPLDGAQQADVVWMCLSDTAAVEEVAEQMFPAARPGLVVADSSTISPRVSRELAMKWAERGAVWVDCPVTGSRSGAEAGQLIFIAGGPEATIQQLSPLFEAMGQRIFHMGDNGMGLATKLAMNLNIALIYQGMSEGLVLAEKSGIPAEQMLAIMGATMLRSGVSDYKSPAIARRDFKANFPLRLMLKDIHLMLDQARELRVKLPALETVEEVYAVAEEEGLGEMDYAAVLTLLEKWASLPGGDVTLAAD